From a region of the Leptospira montravelensis genome:
- a CDS encoding LEPBI_I0682 family protein → MNKIIVLLLSVAIFLVNCKTGSSAIHSSRVAHLPLAEAAYDIGQETSAKACNYELGFLRLNYEGTEREGVTLNPIEWYLSGITLGIYYYAKTSPDYSVTGAAIYRALKKTDGDILLDVKTTTQVDGFFFPDVCVTVSGKAASLTGPSGHTGRLKK, encoded by the coding sequence ATGAATAAAATCATCGTTTTATTGCTCTCGGTTGCAATTTTTCTGGTTAACTGTAAAACGGGTAGCTCTGCGATTCATTCGTCAAGAGTAGCTCATCTTCCATTGGCTGAAGCTGCCTATGATATAGGACAAGAGACATCGGCAAAAGCTTGTAACTATGAATTAGGTTTCTTAAGGCTCAACTATGAAGGAACAGAACGAGAAGGAGTAACATTAAATCCCATTGAGTGGTATCTCTCTGGAATAACTCTTGGTATATATTACTATGCTAAAACATCTCCAGATTATTCTGTTACAGGAGCGGCAATCTACCGTGCGTTAAAGAAAACTGACGGTGACATTCTACTCGATGTAAAAACAACAACACAAGTGGATGGATTCTTCTTTCCAGATGTTTGTGTGACTGTTTCTGGTAAAGCTGCAAGTTTAACTGGTCCTTCTGGACATACAGGAAGACTAAAAAAATAA
- a CDS encoding serine hydrolase domain-containing protein — MKPSSPKNTKSSVKSSVKKQTKEKEESLLPFHPLPLFFPLPVSLNRKSKSFFLILNIFIFLQCSSFQEKPKEVYHKDIAKTEKVVLSKIEEVRDSGIKSLSYMYLLGDGVVHSGSLGVDNKEQIKRFKIGSITKLFTGIALLQLQENGKLQLDDPVSKYLPEVNVMPSRGNKYREVTIRDILTHQSGFPSDRASGFFLSPETKDPEILDAFRSLPQTLSQMERNEPGKAHSYSNFGFGLLGIVIERTSGIGIEEYFQKFIFSKAGMKHSTLLELSEGSELVSGYSGLFWKTKTVRPVIRDLTAGSLSTTGEDMGLFMKALFQSKRGNGLLSPSSFLEFHSKQKGPSSNFQMKLGLPVLMEEKKIGDKSIWISGHSGSLPPFFADLIYDPESETASFLVGNTLSFSTASIRPANKDILDICYEYKTGLKWEDPPLSERKNQNQLDGFYGLYVSPLGVHEVKQGNPPKLEMMGFDFDLVEKDNRFGTNLRLFFGLIPIKQKNLESMRIEFETWEETPIFTMYSLNAAKGSWGFGVLVRPDYRLPEKSFLTTYKTKDPYSLISRVELKEDKRGFLNATVYYSLGGMENSNQFPCQLESESTLRILGFGRNLGERVDLKKVNGRPVLVYSGIQFLGD; from the coding sequence ATGAAACCTAGTTCTCCTAAAAACACTAAGTCTTCGGTTAAATCCTCCGTTAAAAAGCAAACCAAGGAAAAAGAAGAATCTCTTCTTCCGTTTCATCCACTTCCATTATTTTTTCCTCTTCCTGTTTCCTTAAATCGTAAATCAAAATCCTTTTTTCTAATATTAAACATTTTTATTTTCCTGCAATGTTCCTCCTTCCAAGAAAAACCAAAGGAAGTTTACCATAAGGATATTGCCAAAACGGAAAAAGTGGTTTTATCCAAAATTGAAGAAGTTAGAGACTCAGGAATTAAATCACTTTCATATATGTATTTGTTAGGTGATGGCGTTGTACATTCTGGTTCACTTGGTGTGGACAACAAAGAACAAATCAAACGATTTAAGATAGGAAGTATCACCAAACTATTTACTGGGATTGCCCTTTTGCAATTACAAGAGAATGGCAAACTACAGTTAGATGATCCTGTTTCCAAATATTTGCCGGAAGTAAATGTAATGCCTTCTCGAGGAAATAAATACCGCGAAGTTACCATTCGAGATATTTTAACCCATCAATCAGGATTTCCTTCCGACAGGGCCTCTGGTTTTTTCCTATCTCCTGAAACTAAGGATCCTGAGATTTTGGACGCTTTTCGTTCCCTTCCCCAAACACTTTCGCAGATGGAAAGAAACGAACCAGGCAAGGCCCATTCGTATTCCAATTTTGGGTTTGGGTTACTTGGAATCGTCATAGAACGAACTTCTGGTATTGGCATTGAAGAATACTTTCAAAAATTTATATTTTCTAAGGCGGGAATGAAACATTCCACCTTGTTAGAGTTAAGTGAAGGATCAGAATTGGTTTCTGGATATTCTGGATTGTTTTGGAAAACAAAAACGGTAAGGCCTGTGATCCGTGACTTAACTGCTGGGTCTCTATCAACAACGGGAGAAGACATGGGGCTTTTTATGAAGGCATTGTTTCAAAGTAAAAGAGGGAATGGCCTTCTTTCCCCATCCAGTTTTTTAGAATTTCACAGTAAACAAAAAGGGCCTAGTTCCAATTTTCAAATGAAGTTGGGTCTTCCTGTTTTAATGGAAGAAAAGAAGATTGGTGATAAAAGTATTTGGATTTCGGGGCATTCTGGATCACTACCTCCCTTTTTTGCAGATTTGATTTATGATCCAGAATCAGAAACCGCTAGTTTTCTTGTGGGAAACACTTTGAGTTTTTCTACAGCTTCAATTCGGCCAGCTAACAAAGATATTTTGGATATATGTTACGAATACAAAACGGGATTAAAATGGGAAGACCCGCCATTATCAGAGCGAAAAAACCAAAATCAGTTAGATGGTTTTTATGGCCTCTATGTTTCTCCTCTGGGTGTTCATGAAGTGAAACAAGGAAATCCACCAAAACTCGAAATGATGGGTTTTGACTTTGATTTAGTAGAAAAAGACAATCGATTTGGAACCAACTTACGTTTGTTTTTTGGTTTAATTCCAATAAAACAAAAAAATTTAGAATCGATGCGGATCGAATTTGAAACTTGGGAAGAAACTCCCATATTTACCATGTATTCCTTGAATGCTGCCAAAGGAAGTTGGGGTTTTGGAGTTTTGGTACGCCCTGATTACCGGTTGCCAGAAAAATCTTTTTTAACCACTTATAAAACTAAGGATCCGTATTCACTCATTTCCAGAGTGGAACTGAAAGAAGACAAACGTGGATTTTTGAACGCCACTGTTTACTATTCGTTAGGTGGAATGGAGAATTCTAACCAATTCCCTTGCCAATTAGAATCAGAATCCACACTTAGGATTTTAGGTTTTGGTCGCAATTTAGGGGAGAGGGTGGATCTAAAAAAAGTGAATGGGAGACCAGTTCTCGTGTATTCCGGGATTCAGTTTTTGGGAGATTAG
- a CDS encoding toprim domain-containing protein — MAQKTEKTSGNSRNFKKLSNVEHVRMRTGMWLGQNSLSTFEQHFFTKDNAGKYDIVHEELSDIPAKLKCLDEACMNCVDEYRKNLNDKSIPEKDKMNKLIIQLSTDRKRVTIQDNGRGIPADNAEGVYLHLMYGENFDDKVKEDHVAGQNGVGISLVRMVSSFFRVKTINGGKAYKKMFSIHDDVKKTIRGFKLSKEDTERVHLYYDEHGTFVDCPLLSADQIKQLKAPCDKTGMTAVIETAKKEDHGTTVEFELNPAYFNNLDTSFNINLVKQYLQDIAMSNPGLEVVFIHKTGKEKYKFKKGFDEIFSNSEMVYYKLDYADKASSSQIHMDTYVVVGQNKTLTWVNSIFCPQGGSAIEYLENRLCDEIRKKSQIVSLEKKLNTQCTRNDVRSCFHMYVNLRILNPRFKSQDKSYLINDLNEDIRKSVDKHLDKLLKKTGLIEEIKMVMERRTQMKQLEDAQKGLRKASRNNIPKLMPPTGKPNDPGRILFVAEGDSAIAGLRPARNPKLHGLFPLRGKPLNCKGMSLAKALQNEEMKNIVAIVGLPLDQKVKSIDELHYDRISIITDADFDGYAIRSLMLSFFYEYWPELFDLGFINISAAPLYEVDVKWKDAKKETVFCIDDSDYDKLVAKVNKQGGEITRKKRNKGLGETGKEAMKYAVDHCMTTITVGNKKTAKNTQDLWFHKDYAEKRREAISEYSMSVIED, encoded by the coding sequence ATGGCTCAAAAAACTGAAAAAACCTCAGGAAATTCGCGAAATTTTAAGAAATTATCGAACGTAGAACACGTTCGTATGCGGACAGGAATGTGGCTTGGGCAAAACTCCCTTTCCACTTTTGAACAACATTTTTTTACCAAAGATAACGCTGGTAAGTATGACATCGTTCACGAAGAACTTTCAGACATTCCGGCCAAACTAAAATGTTTGGACGAAGCATGTATGAACTGTGTGGATGAGTATAGAAAGAACTTAAACGACAAATCCATTCCCGAAAAAGACAAGATGAACAAACTCATCATCCAATTGTCAACGGACCGCAAACGAGTCACCATCCAAGACAATGGACGTGGGATTCCGGCTGACAACGCGGAAGGAGTTTACCTCCACTTAATGTATGGAGAAAACTTTGATGATAAAGTCAAAGAAGACCATGTTGCCGGACAGAACGGTGTGGGGATTTCTCTTGTACGTATGGTCTCTTCCTTTTTTAGAGTGAAGACCATCAATGGTGGAAAAGCTTACAAAAAAATGTTTAGCATCCATGATGATGTGAAAAAAACCATTCGTGGATTTAAACTTTCAAAAGAAGATACTGAGCGTGTTCATTTATACTATGATGAACATGGAACCTTTGTAGATTGTCCGTTATTATCCGCTGACCAAATTAAACAACTAAAAGCACCTTGTGATAAAACAGGGATGACGGCCGTGATCGAAACTGCTAAAAAAGAAGACCACGGAACAACAGTTGAGTTTGAATTAAACCCTGCTTATTTTAACAACCTAGATACTTCTTTTAACATTAATTTGGTGAAACAATACCTTCAAGATATTGCTATGTCTAACCCTGGTTTAGAAGTAGTATTCATTCACAAAACTGGAAAAGAAAAGTATAAATTCAAAAAAGGTTTTGATGAGATTTTTAGTAACTCCGAGATGGTTTACTATAAGTTAGATTATGCGGATAAAGCTTCCTCCTCACAAATCCATATGGATACTTATGTAGTTGTGGGACAAAACAAAACCCTCACATGGGTGAATTCCATTTTCTGCCCTCAAGGTGGATCTGCGATAGAGTATTTAGAAAATAGGCTTTGTGATGAGATTCGTAAAAAATCACAAATTGTCAGTTTAGAAAAAAAACTAAACACTCAATGTACAAGAAACGATGTAAGAAGTTGTTTTCATATGTATGTAAACCTTCGTATCCTCAATCCTCGGTTTAAGTCACAAGACAAATCTTATCTCATTAATGATTTGAATGAAGACATTCGTAAGTCTGTGGACAAACACCTAGACAAACTTTTGAAAAAAACGGGCCTCATCGAAGAAATTAAGATGGTGATGGAACGCAGAACCCAGATGAAACAGCTCGAGGACGCTCAGAAAGGCCTCCGTAAGGCGTCTCGGAACAATATCCCTAAGCTTATGCCTCCGACAGGCAAACCGAACGATCCTGGCCGAATTCTATTTGTGGCGGAAGGGGACTCGGCGATTGCGGGTTTACGTCCGGCAAGAAATCCAAAGTTGCATGGGCTTTTTCCTTTGCGAGGGAAACCACTCAACTGTAAGGGAATGTCACTTGCCAAAGCCTTACAGAACGAAGAGATGAAAAACATAGTTGCCATCGTCGGTCTTCCTCTCGACCAAAAAGTTAAGTCTATCGATGAACTTCATTACGATCGCATCAGTATCATCACAGATGCGGATTTTGATGGATATGCCATCAGGTCTTTAATGTTGTCTTTTTTCTATGAGTATTGGCCTGAACTTTTTGATTTAGGTTTTATCAATATTTCTGCGGCACCACTTTATGAGGTAGATGTGAAGTGGAAGGATGCAAAAAAAGAAACTGTATTTTGTATCGATGATTCCGACTACGACAAGTTAGTTGCGAAAGTGAACAAACAAGGTGGCGAAATCACTCGTAAAAAACGGAATAAGGGACTTGGGGAAACAGGAAAAGAAGCAATGAAATATGCTGTCGATCATTGTATGACCACAATCACTGTGGGAAATAAAAAAACCGCTAAAAATACCCAAGACTTATGGTTTCACAAAGACTATGCAGAAAAACGTCGTGAAGCGATTTCTGAATATTCGATGAGTGTGATCGAAGACTAA
- a CDS encoding DNA gyrase subunit A, producing MKNEEQYPKRPFEDQVNDDQRKYSRYVCDSRAIPQEIDGLKPVQRRILWAMWNSDARNRHTKTVKVAGLAMGYHPHGDRSIQDALSQMAQDFAFANNYPLVHGEGTFGDVLDPNAIASPRYTEVKLSDFAKDLGFFESLPDIDYVKNYDETEDEPIHFVGKVPVVLLNNIQGIATGFRCFIPAHKLSDVIESQVTYLKTGKPKKITPWYKGYGGEVKLSKNDNGSTVMSTTFGFKKEDGKLFLVDAPMNWNREKVVNHLDDLIEKKDNWLKDYVDHSSQTFKIELIAKKGEEPSEKEIKELFSKENNEVLTINVITHEGKLRNFNPEEIIKRFCDFRKTHLIRRFKRLAGLEKEKIDRNSELIRFIKEKWNEKVTGIKSKKDFEDKLKAAKFVYFEWLSSIPVYRMTLEEVRKCEDAIVEAKTKYTEYTTLQKDDKKLTGFMTDELDELKKKWDPK from the coding sequence ATGAAGAACGAAGAACAGTATCCGAAACGCCCCTTTGAAGACCAAGTGAATGATGACCAAAGGAAATACTCTCGCTATGTATGCGATTCGAGAGCCATTCCGCAAGAAATTGATGGTCTAAAGCCTGTTCAACGACGGATTTTATGGGCGATGTGGAACTCGGACGCTCGTAACCGCCATACCAAAACTGTAAAAGTGGCAGGCCTTGCGATGGGATACCATCCACATGGAGATCGTTCCATTCAAGATGCCCTTTCTCAAATGGCCCAAGACTTTGCTTTTGCCAATAATTATCCGCTAGTACATGGAGAAGGAACTTTTGGTGACGTTCTCGATCCGAACGCGATTGCTTCCCCCCGTTATACAGAAGTCAAACTTTCCGACTTTGCGAAAGATTTAGGATTCTTTGAAAGTTTACCTGATATTGATTATGTCAAAAACTATGATGAAACCGAAGATGAACCCATTCATTTTGTGGGAAAAGTTCCGGTTGTACTCTTAAATAACATCCAAGGGATTGCGACGGGTTTCCGTTGTTTTATTCCTGCACATAAACTCAGCGATGTCATCGAATCTCAGGTGACTTATTTAAAAACTGGGAAACCAAAAAAGATCACACCTTGGTACAAAGGGTACGGTGGAGAAGTGAAGTTGTCCAAAAACGACAACGGTAGCACAGTGATGTCCACTACGTTTGGTTTCAAAAAAGAAGATGGGAAATTGTTTCTAGTTGATGCACCAATGAACTGGAACCGGGAAAAAGTAGTTAACCACCTAGATGATTTGATTGAGAAAAAAGACAATTGGTTGAAGGACTATGTGGATCATTCTAGCCAAACCTTCAAAATTGAACTCATTGCTAAAAAAGGCGAAGAACCTTCAGAAAAAGAAATCAAAGAACTTTTTTCCAAAGAGAACAATGAAGTGCTTACAATCAACGTAATCACTCATGAAGGAAAACTTCGTAACTTCAACCCAGAAGAAATCATCAAACGATTCTGTGATTTTAGAAAAACCCATCTCATCCGTCGTTTCAAACGACTCGCTGGACTCGAAAAAGAAAAGATCGATCGTAACTCAGAACTCATTCGATTCATCAAAGAAAAGTGGAACGAAAAAGTAACAGGCATTAAGTCCAAAAAAGACTTTGAAGACAAATTAAAAGCAGCTAAATTCGTTTATTTCGAATGGTTGAGTTCGATTCCAGTCTATCGAATGACTTTGGAAGAAGTTCGTAAATGTGAAGATGCCATTGTAGAAGCTAAAACTAAATACACTGAGTATACAACATTACAAAAAGATGATAAAAAACTCACCGGTTTTATGACCGATGAACTTGATGAACTGAAGAAAAAATGGGATCCGAAATAG
- the gltX gene encoding glutamate--tRNA ligase produces the protein MTEVRTRFAPSPSGFLHVGGARTALFNYLYAKAKKGKFLLRIEDTDQDRSTEASFKIILESLKWLGMEWDEGPGVGGPNGPYTQSERIHIYKEYTDKLISEKKAYRCFCSAEELEGKKKQADAMGIPYIYDGKCSDLSDAEIQSQIEKKIPYTVRFKTPHKIVIVDDMIQGKVKFESKLIGDFIIVKSDGFPSYNYAVVIDDALMKITHVIRGVGHLSNTPRQILIFEAFGFPLPRFAHASEIVGTDGKKLSKRAGATSVLAFRDLGYSSDTMRNYMALLGWTSPDGKEYMSDEELCSVFDVERCSKSPATFDVFKKLKEEEKETVDFNKLSLLGLAEYLNPKSKLNWMSNKYIRDVKIETLGKDLEPFLKDCQIPEEFKKGTNPQLLSILDSVRVYLDRLIQAPPYIEEFFLENLQFENEEAKQLILDGNGKAVVSAFYQFVKSQSLVTPDDYKEAMAKTGETTGEKGRTLFMPIRAITTGKSHGLELPILFSLLGQEKLIKRMEHLAEAIRLTI, from the coding sequence ATGACAGAAGTTCGCACCCGTTTTGCCCCGTCCCCTTCCGGATTTCTCCACGTAGGAGGAGCAAGAACTGCTTTATTTAATTATTTGTATGCGAAAGCCAAAAAAGGAAAGTTCTTACTACGTATCGAAGACACAGACCAAGATCGTTCCACAGAAGCCTCTTTTAAAATTATTTTAGAATCTTTAAAGTGGCTAGGAATGGAATGGGACGAAGGTCCGGGAGTGGGTGGTCCAAACGGTCCATACACTCAGTCCGAAAGAATTCATATTTATAAAGAATACACAGACAAACTGATCTCTGAAAAAAAAGCTTATCGTTGTTTTTGTTCCGCAGAAGAACTCGAAGGCAAAAAAAAACAAGCGGATGCAATGGGAATACCCTACATCTATGATGGAAAATGTTCTGACCTTTCTGATGCAGAAATCCAATCCCAAATAGAGAAAAAAATCCCTTACACAGTAAGATTCAAAACTCCCCATAAAATTGTGATCGTAGACGATATGATCCAAGGAAAAGTAAAGTTTGAATCCAAACTCATAGGTGACTTTATTATCGTGAAGTCCGATGGATTCCCTTCGTATAACTATGCTGTGGTGATTGATGATGCACTTATGAAAATCACACATGTGATTCGCGGAGTGGGACATCTTTCCAACACACCACGCCAAATTTTAATTTTTGAAGCTTTTGGATTTCCCCTTCCGAGATTTGCTCATGCCAGTGAAATTGTAGGAACCGATGGAAAAAAACTTTCCAAACGTGCGGGAGCTACCTCTGTTCTTGCCTTCCGCGACTTAGGTTACTCGAGTGATACCATGAGAAACTATATGGCTCTCCTTGGTTGGACTTCTCCTGATGGGAAAGAATATATGAGTGACGAAGAGCTCTGTTCTGTCTTCGATGTGGAACGTTGCTCTAAATCACCCGCTACCTTTGATGTATTCAAAAAACTCAAAGAAGAAGAAAAGGAAACTGTTGATTTTAATAAGTTATCACTTCTCGGACTTGCGGAATATTTAAATCCAAAATCAAAACTCAATTGGATGTCGAATAAATACATTCGTGATGTAAAAATTGAAACTTTAGGAAAAGATCTCGAACCATTTCTCAAAGATTGCCAAATTCCAGAAGAGTTTAAAAAAGGAACTAACCCACAATTACTTTCCATTTTGGATTCTGTTCGTGTGTATTTGGATAGGCTCATCCAAGCCCCACCTTACATTGAAGAATTCTTTTTAGAAAATCTCCAATTTGAAAACGAAGAAGCAAAACAACTGATTTTGGATGGAAATGGAAAGGCCGTTGTTTCCGCATTTTACCAATTCGTGAAGTCACAAAGTTTGGTAACTCCAGATGATTACAAAGAAGCGATGGCAAAGACTGGAGAAACCACCGGAGAAAAAGGAAGAACCCTTTTTATGCCAATCCGAGCCATCACAACTGGAAAATCTCACGGATTAGAGCTTCCCATCCTCTTTAGCCTTCTTGGCCAAGAGAAACTGATCAAACGGATGGAACACTTGGCCGAGGCGATTCGCCTCACCATTTAG
- a CDS encoding ATP-binding protein, giving the protein MTASEVLPYLLTPSLGSYAMFLPPDMSSVRHFRTELKRTLEDNGFSADNIMQIELAADEALTNAVAANVSCHCDETIICRWRIDSAKFTLYILDYGSGLSENGSLPDNDKELLRSNQNQCFSTFLDHIKNHQSRKPDTLPYNGSGQKHKNMGKGLKIINAMMDSVKVMFHGEGMVDEAPAGFKVMGSIIALEYDRSKHL; this is encoded by the coding sequence TTGACTGCATCTGAAGTTTTACCTTATTTGTTAACCCCTTCTTTAGGATCATACGCCATGTTCCTACCTCCCGATATGTCTTCTGTCAGACATTTCCGAACAGAACTCAAACGTACCTTGGAAGACAACGGGTTTAGTGCTGACAATATCATGCAAATTGAACTCGCCGCTGACGAAGCTCTTACCAATGCAGTGGCTGCAAACGTATCTTGTCACTGTGATGAAACCATTATCTGCCGTTGGCGCATTGATTCTGCCAAATTCACATTATACATTTTAGATTACGGATCGGGACTTTCCGAAAATGGTTCACTTCCCGATAACGACAAAGAACTCCTTAGATCCAACCAAAACCAATGTTTTAGTACCTTCCTCGATCATATCAAAAATCACCAAAGTAGAAAACCGGATACCCTACCTTATAATGGCTCTGGCCAAAAACATAAGAACATGGGAAAAGGATTGAAAATTATCAATGCCATGATGGACTCCGTTAAAGTAATGTTTCACGGAGAAGGAATGGTAGACGAAGCACCGGCGGGATTCAAAGTAATGGGTTCCATCATCGCTCTCGAATACGACCGTTCCAAACACTTATAA
- a CDS encoding glycosyltransferase, protein MILHVNTSREWRGGEQQLFYLVQGLSNFKIPQIVVGQPGSPLETKCKENGYEFIPIEMRGEWDRKAYKNIRSLCISKNVKLIHTHTAHAHTLALFAKRKHLNIPLIVSRRVDFKPKSSFFSKWKYQHPANDYYLPVSQKIKEVMISSKIAPERIITVYSGIDLKRFSKSAPHEYLKEEFHIPKKCIIIGNVAALVDHKDQETLLNAISKMRTNTDFRLMIVGDGKLENKLKSQAEQLGIKDKVIFTGYRKDIPALLSLFDIFTLTSKEEGLGTSVLDAMASALPIVATNGGGIGEMLDHNEGAYVCSVGDSDSIAQGLDKLVGSEELRTKFGTFNKSSVKRFSVSKTVEKTKLIYYSFLGDALYGEGI, encoded by the coding sequence TTGATCCTTCATGTAAATACTTCCCGCGAATGGCGCGGCGGAGAACAGCAGCTTTTTTATTTAGTCCAAGGACTTTCCAATTTCAAAATCCCTCAAATTGTTGTAGGCCAACCTGGTTCTCCTTTAGAAACAAAATGTAAAGAAAACGGTTACGAGTTTATTCCCATCGAAATGCGCGGTGAATGGGATAGAAAAGCATATAAGAATATTCGATCTCTCTGTATTTCTAAAAATGTCAAACTGATTCACACTCATACGGCACATGCCCATACACTCGCATTATTTGCGAAAAGAAAACATTTAAACATTCCATTAATCGTTTCAAGAAGAGTAGACTTTAAACCAAAATCTAGTTTTTTCTCAAAATGGAAATACCAACATCCAGCTAACGATTACTATCTGCCAGTTTCTCAAAAAATCAAAGAAGTGATGATATCAAGTAAAATTGCGCCAGAAAGAATCATCACTGTATACTCTGGGATTGATTTAAAACGATTTTCGAAATCGGCTCCACACGAATATCTAAAGGAAGAATTTCATATTCCCAAAAAATGTATTATCATCGGAAATGTGGCAGCACTTGTCGATCACAAAGACCAAGAAACACTCCTGAATGCAATCTCAAAAATGAGAACGAATACTGACTTTCGCCTAATGATCGTTGGTGATGGAAAATTGGAAAACAAACTAAAATCACAAGCCGAACAATTGGGAATTAAGGACAAAGTGATTTTTACGGGATACAGAAAAGATATCCCCGCCCTCCTTTCTTTATTCGATATTTTTACACTTACATCAAAAGAAGAAGGGCTTGGAACTTCTGTTTTGGATGCAATGGCATCAGCACTTCCCATTGTTGCTACAAACGGTGGTGGAATAGGTGAAATGTTAGATCATAACGAAGGAGCTTACGTCTGTTCGGTGGGAGATTCCGATAGTATTGCCCAAGGTTTAGACAAATTAGTTGGATCTGAAGAATTAAGAACTAAGTTCGGAACTTTCAACAAATCTTCTGTAAAACGATTTTCTGTTTCCAAAACGGTTGAAAAAACAAAACTAATTTATTATTCCTTTTTAGGAGATGCTTTGTACGGAGAAGGAATATGA